From a single Paenibacillus sp. FSL W8-0426 genomic region:
- a CDS encoding LLM class flavin-dependent oxidoreductase has product MEIGISTFVETSPDVKTGEVISHAQRIREVVEEIVLADEVGLDVYGVGEHHRVDYAASSPAVILAAAASQTKRIRLTSAVTVLSSDDPVRVYQDFATLDGISNGRAEIMAGRGSFIESFPLFGYDLNDYDELFDEKLDLLLKLRDSEKVTWEGKHRPSFNNLGIYPRPVQEKLPVWIGSGGNQESVVRAGLLGLPLVLAIIGGRPTQFAPLVQLYKKAAEHAGHDASKLTVASHSHGFIADTTEEAVEKFFPPTQAVMNVLGRERGWGHYSRATFDAARSLEGALYVGDVDTVAEKIIYLRKQVGITRFMLHTPLGTMPHADVMRAIELLGKEVAPKVRTEIARWEAEQAQA; this is encoded by the coding sequence ATGGAAATCGGAATCAGTACCTTTGTAGAAACATCGCCGGACGTCAAAACGGGAGAGGTGATCAGCCATGCGCAGCGCATTCGCGAAGTCGTGGAAGAGATCGTTCTTGCGGATGAGGTAGGCTTGGACGTATACGGAGTAGGCGAGCATCATCGCGTGGACTATGCGGCATCTTCTCCAGCCGTTATTTTGGCAGCGGCAGCATCCCAAACGAAACGTATTCGCCTGACAAGTGCAGTGACGGTATTGTCCTCGGATGACCCTGTGCGGGTGTATCAGGATTTTGCCACACTGGACGGCATTTCGAACGGGCGCGCGGAAATTATGGCCGGACGTGGTTCGTTCATCGAATCGTTCCCGCTGTTTGGTTATGACCTGAACGACTATGATGAACTGTTCGACGAGAAGTTGGATTTGCTCCTGAAACTGCGGGACTCCGAAAAAGTAACCTGGGAAGGCAAACATCGTCCTTCCTTCAACAACCTGGGCATCTATCCACGTCCGGTACAAGAAAAACTGCCAGTCTGGATTGGCAGCGGCGGCAACCAGGAGTCGGTCGTGCGCGCAGGTTTGCTCGGATTGCCGCTTGTGCTGGCCATCATCGGCGGTCGCCCAACCCAATTCGCGCCACTGGTGCAGCTGTACAAGAAAGCGGCGGAACATGCCGGACATGACGCATCCAAGCTGACGGTCGCCTCGCACTCGCATGGTTTCATTGCCGATACGACGGAAGAGGCGGTAGAGAAGTTTTTCCCGCCAACGCAAGCCGTCATGAACGTTCTTGGACGCGAGCGCGGTTGGGGACATTACAGTCGGGCGACCTTTGACGCCGCTCGTTCGCTTGAAGGCGCGTTGTATGTCGGAGATGTCGATACCGTAGCCGAAAAAATCATTTATTTGCGCAAACAAGTGGGCATTACCCGTTTCATGCTGCATACCCCGCTCGGCACGATGCCTCATGCCGATGTCATGAGAGCGATCGAACTGCTCGGCAAAGAAGTTGCGCCGAAAGTACGGACCGAAATCGCACGTTGGGAAGCGGAGCAAGCCCAAGCTTAA
- a CDS encoding zinc ribbon domain-containing protein YjdM, producing MSNLPNCPQCKSEYTYEDGFMLVCPECAHEWNPESEQTAGKEEKVVRDANGNVLQDGDTVSVIKELKVKGSSLVVKMGTKVKNIRLIEGDHDIDCKIDGLGAMKLKSEFVKKI from the coding sequence ATGTCCAATTTGCCAAATTGCCCGCAATGCAAATCCGAGTATACGTACGAGGATGGTTTCATGCTGGTATGTCCCGAATGCGCACATGAATGGAATCCGGAATCCGAACAAACGGCCGGGAAAGAGGAAAAGGTCGTCCGCGACGCGAACGGCAATGTGCTTCAGGACGGGGATACCGTATCCGTCATTAAGGAACTAAAGGTGAAAGGCAGCTCGCTCGTCGTCAAAATGGGGACGAAAGTTAAAAACATCCGCCTGATCGAAGGCGACCATGACATCGACTGCAAGATCGACGGCCTCGGCGCAATGAAGCTGAAGTCGGAGTTTGTGAAAAAAATCTAG
- a CDS encoding VanZ family protein has translation MTPYVFPVKTAFFIFLIAAMFLLIPWLIYGYRKDGFFSWSRFAISFSFVFYMLAAYCLVILPMPETRNNCAQQAADAVYYNLIPFTFISDMFKETPMNWSQPSSYMAMIRSRAFLQALFNVFLLMPLGVYIRYFMQQRSHWKKALIAGFGLSLFFELTQITGLYGYFACPYRLFDIDDLMLNSSGAVLGFLIAPILLAMFPSRARLQAKTEQIVEQNKVFPVAQLLALMIDAAVIALLSNLFSIFNLASGSNVVTGAVNTTLAMMILLFFVPMARGGKTPGSAFMRFRYVNISTGQPSFKTLFKRWLALYIPWLILSAIRIMNEYAVIQNAYIPETYQVWISVGIYGLYMLACIVLAFHLILVLFSRGKRNFYFDEVSGTKPSRK, from the coding sequence ATGACACCCTATGTGTTTCCCGTCAAAACCGCTTTTTTCATTTTTCTTATCGCTGCCATGTTTTTGTTGATTCCTTGGCTCATTTACGGCTATCGCAAGGACGGTTTTTTTAGCTGGTCCCGCTTTGCGATCAGTTTTTCGTTTGTTTTCTATATGCTTGCCGCCTACTGCCTCGTTATTCTGCCGATGCCCGAAACCCGCAACAATTGCGCACAGCAGGCGGCGGACGCCGTTTATTACAACCTGATCCCGTTCACCTTTATCAGCGACATGTTCAAAGAAACGCCGATGAACTGGTCGCAGCCGTCCAGTTATATGGCAATGATCCGCAGCAGAGCTTTTTTGCAGGCCCTTTTCAACGTATTTCTGCTCATGCCGCTCGGAGTATATATCCGTTATTTCATGCAGCAACGATCCCACTGGAAAAAGGCGCTGATCGCCGGATTCGGACTCTCCCTATTTTTCGAACTCACGCAAATTACGGGTCTGTATGGCTACTTTGCCTGCCCTTATCGGCTGTTCGATATCGATGACCTGATGCTAAATTCGTCCGGCGCCGTGCTTGGTTTCCTGATTGCGCCTATTTTGCTGGCCATGTTCCCTTCCAGGGCGCGCCTTCAAGCCAAAACCGAGCAGATTGTCGAGCAGAATAAAGTATTTCCGGTAGCACAGCTGCTTGCGTTAATGATCGATGCGGCAGTCATCGCGCTGTTATCCAACCTGTTTTCCATATTCAATTTGGCTTCAGGCAGCAATGTTGTCACCGGGGCCGTCAACACAACGCTAGCCATGATGATCCTGCTCTTTTTCGTTCCCATGGCACGGGGTGGCAAAACGCCAGGATCCGCATTTATGCGCTTCCGTTACGTCAATATCAGCACAGGGCAGCCTTCCTTCAAAACGTTGTTCAAAAGATGGCTGGCACTGTATATTCCCTGGCTCATTCTTAGCGCGATCCGAATCATGAACGAGTATGCAGTCATCCAAAATGCATATATCCCCGAAACCTATCAGGTGTGGATATCGGTCGGCATATATGGCCTGTACATGCTTGCCTGCATCGTTCTGGCTTTCCATCTCATACTCGTCCTCTTCTCGCGGGGTAAACGCAACTTCTATTTTGATGAAGTGTCCGGCACGAAACCTTCGCGTAAATAG
- a CDS encoding carboxylesterase/lipase family protein encodes MRKLQVMTSYGIVEGENSHGANAWKGIPYAKPPVDELRFKAPVPPESWEGVREARFYGPENIQPRSSHLKEAEGAIRESEDSLYLNVWAPEKESDQPLPVMVWIHGGAFVTGSGSLPVYDGTSLAVRGNLIVVTINYRLGALGFLHMSPLGESYATNAGLLDQVAALQWVQDNISAFGGDPANVTVFGESAGSMSIAALMAMPAAKGLFRRAIMESGASQFMPAEQANAVREGVLKMLGIGSDELHKLQDIPAERIVEAAERFKEQSGVGMALLFQPVLDGDTLPQPPLQAVAAGAARDISVLIGTTLDEGSLFIQPDTPFSEQIDMVRGVDFMAPDLADRKAIADSYPKTADGQAQAMTDMFFWRSSLQYAAAQQKHASVWMYRFDWVMPEHPLLKKAIHSIEMFFVFNTLHALKFMKAEPDAAAAALALRVQDAWIAFAKTGQPQVAGMEWPTYEQDRATMIFNHEIKLEHDPEAEKRKRLGV; translated from the coding sequence ATGAGAAAACTTCAAGTGATGACCAGCTACGGGATTGTGGAGGGCGAAAATTCGCATGGAGCGAACGCATGGAAAGGCATTCCTTATGCCAAGCCGCCAGTGGATGAACTGCGTTTCAAAGCCCCGGTTCCTCCGGAATCATGGGAAGGCGTGCGCGAAGCCCGGTTTTACGGGCCGGAAAACATTCAGCCGCGCAGTTCTCACCTGAAAGAAGCTGAGGGAGCGATTCGGGAATCCGAGGATAGCCTGTATCTGAACGTTTGGGCTCCGGAAAAAGAAAGCGATCAACCCCTCCCGGTGATGGTGTGGATTCATGGTGGTGCCTTCGTTACCGGTTCGGGCAGCTTACCCGTATATGACGGCACGTCCTTGGCCGTACGAGGCAATTTGATCGTAGTCACGATCAATTATCGTCTCGGGGCGCTCGGATTTTTGCATATGTCGCCGCTCGGCGAATCGTACGCCACCAATGCGGGATTGCTGGATCAGGTCGCTGCGCTGCAATGGGTGCAGGATAACATTTCCGCTTTCGGAGGGGACCCGGCCAACGTTACCGTATTCGGTGAATCGGCGGGCAGCATGAGCATTGCTGCCCTGATGGCGATGCCTGCGGCCAAGGGCCTGTTCCGGCGCGCTATTATGGAAAGCGGCGCATCGCAGTTCATGCCTGCCGAGCAGGCCAACGCGGTGCGTGAAGGCGTGTTGAAGATGCTTGGCATCGGTTCGGACGAGCTGCACAAGCTGCAGGACATCCCGGCAGAGCGGATCGTCGAAGCTGCCGAGAGGTTCAAAGAGCAAAGCGGTGTAGGAATGGCCTTGCTGTTTCAGCCGGTGCTGGATGGCGATACGCTTCCGCAACCTCCGCTTCAGGCCGTTGCCGCAGGGGCGGCCCGGGATATTTCGGTGCTGATCGGTACGACGCTCGATGAAGGTTCGCTGTTTATCCAGCCCGATACGCCATTTTCCGAGCAGATCGACATGGTGCGCGGAGTCGACTTCATGGCGCCAGACCTTGCCGATCGCAAGGCTATTGCCGACAGCTATCCCAAAACGGCGGACGGACAGGCACAGGCCATGACCGATATGTTCTTCTGGCGTTCATCGCTCCAATATGCTGCTGCCCAGCAGAAGCATGCATCGGTGTGGATGTATCGTTTTGATTGGGTCATGCCGGAGCACCCGCTTCTCAAAAAAGCGATTCACAGCATCGAAATGTTCTTTGTCTTCAATACGCTGCATGCATTGAAATTCATGAAGGCCGAGCCGGACGCGGCTGCCGCCGCGCTCGCGCTTCGGGTGCAGGATGCATGGATTGCTTTTGCCAAAACGGGTCAGCCTCAAGTAGCCGGCATGGAATGGCCGACGTATGAACAGGATCGTGCAACGATGATCTTTAATCACGAGATCAAGCTCGAACACGATCCGGAAGCGGAGAAACGCAAACGGTTGGGTGTGTAG
- a CDS encoding phosphatidate cytidylyltransferase, giving the protein MNSTLFTLTLIFSALLLVHIGYKTVSRLQPDKDYSGIGNKIKTWWGMFVIFCLATLFNPIVSLISLMVLAFFALKEYFSMIRTRKADRRLFLWAYLAIPVQFYWIYIGWYGMFIVFIPLYVFLVLPLPRLINKGTVGFLRSVSSTQWGLMLMVFGLSHLAYFPFATPEYGSKLVLFLVVLTQLNDVVHYLASLYLGKRKVVPTANPFLTWEGFLCSFVVTTAASYFIHPYMTPFNWEFSIFIGILIALAGFFGSLTVSVLKRDLLIGDDTKFDALKKSYLSRVDSLTYTSPVMFHVVRYFFDFM; this is encoded by the coding sequence GTGAATAGCACGCTTTTTACGCTTACGCTCATCTTTTCAGCATTACTACTCGTACATATCGGTTATAAAACCGTGTCCCGACTTCAACCGGACAAGGATTACTCGGGCATCGGCAATAAAATCAAAACCTGGTGGGGCATGTTCGTTATTTTTTGTCTCGCCACATTGTTCAACCCCATTGTCTCCCTAATATCGCTCATGGTGCTGGCGTTTTTTGCGCTCAAGGAGTATTTCTCCATGATTCGCACGCGCAAAGCGGACCGCCGATTGTTTCTATGGGCATACCTGGCCATACCGGTGCAATTTTACTGGATCTACATCGGATGGTACGGCATGTTTATCGTATTTATTCCGCTGTATGTCTTTCTCGTGCTGCCGCTGCCGAGGCTGATCAACAAAGGCACGGTCGGTTTCCTTCGCAGCGTAAGCTCGACCCAGTGGGGCCTCATGCTGATGGTGTTCGGGTTAAGTCATCTTGCGTACTTTCCCTTTGCCACGCCGGAATACGGCTCCAAGCTCGTATTGTTTCTGGTTGTGTTGACGCAGCTGAACGATGTGGTGCATTATTTGGCTTCTCTCTATTTGGGCAAACGCAAAGTGGTGCCTACCGCCAATCCTTTTTTGACCTGGGAAGGGTTCCTCTGCTCCTTCGTTGTGACCACGGCCGCATCTTACTTTATTCACCCATATATGACACCGTTTAATTGGGAGTTCTCCATTTTTATCGGTATACTGATCGCGCTCGCAGGATTTTTCGGCAGCTTGACGGTATCCGTGTTGAAAAGGGACCTGTTGATCGGCGACGACACCAAATTCGACGCATTGAAAAAGAGTTACCTTAGCCGGGTCGACAGCTTGACCTATACGTCCCCGGTCATGTTCCATGTCGTTCGTTATTTCTTTGACTTTATGTAG
- a CDS encoding LysM peptidoglycan-binding domain-containing protein produces the protein MMRYSTYQSIYESVNPETAQSGIGDFKKKWPRMKMPTVLIKSLFVFLIILIGCSTVLNVFAGGKEDRLALGGKLVVSQGDTLWNIAVKYKPDDMDTRDYIEEIKAYNELVSSSIQVGQVLTLP, from the coding sequence ATGATGAGATATTCCACGTATCAGAGCATTTACGAATCGGTAAACCCGGAAACGGCCCAATCTGGCATAGGCGATTTCAAAAAGAAATGGCCGCGTATGAAAATGCCCACAGTTTTGATAAAAAGCTTGTTCGTTTTTTTGATCATCCTCATCGGATGCAGCACGGTATTGAATGTATTTGCTGGAGGCAAAGAGGACCGTCTGGCACTTGGAGGCAAACTCGTCGTATCTCAGGGCGACACGCTCTGGAATATTGCAGTGAAGTATAAGCCGGATGATATGGATACGCGAGATTACATTGAAGAGATCAAAGCATACAATGAACTGGTTTCCAGCTCCATTCAGGTTGGACAAGTTCTGACGTTACCCTGA
- a CDS encoding trifunctional transcriptional activator/DNA repair protein Ada/methylated-DNA--[protein]-cysteine S-methyltransferase, translated as MLDFEKKKIYYQALLAKDTEYEGLFYVGVKTTGVFCRPTCPARKPKFENCEFFDTAQQALLASYRPCQRCRPLSHPNQVSDIVRLLVEAVENNPEKRWKTEDFRQLSIDESTARRQFKKRFGMTFVEYARARRMGLALKNIRSGRPVIDAQLSTGYESSSGFRDAFSRIMGAPPTQIDDEHVLKAAWLDTRLGPMMAIADDDALVLLEFVDRRGLEREVERLRLRTKRAIVPGVTGPIMSIEKELEEYFEGTRTEFHTPLSCLGTPFQKSVWEQLVAIPSGETRSYQDIAVMLGKPSACRAVAQANGANQLAIVIPCHRVINASGDLGGYGGGLNRKSWLLQHEKRMEETIRGIDRGQA; from the coding sequence ATGCTCGACTTCGAAAAGAAAAAAATTTATTATCAGGCCCTGCTGGCCAAGGATACGGAATACGAAGGACTGTTCTATGTTGGCGTCAAAACGACGGGCGTGTTCTGCCGTCCCACTTGTCCGGCTCGCAAACCCAAGTTCGAGAACTGCGAATTTTTCGATACTGCGCAGCAAGCGTTGTTGGCCTCATATCGCCCATGCCAGCGTTGTCGTCCGTTATCCCATCCCAACCAGGTGTCGGACATTGTCCGCCTGCTGGTGGAAGCGGTCGAGAACAATCCGGAGAAACGTTGGAAAACCGAGGATTTCAGACAACTATCCATAGATGAATCCACGGCAAGGCGACAGTTCAAGAAGCGGTTCGGCATGACTTTCGTGGAGTATGCTCGCGCCCGCCGTATGGGGCTTGCCCTGAAAAACATTCGTTCAGGGCGACCCGTGATCGATGCGCAGCTGTCCACGGGTTACGAATCGAGCAGCGGCTTTCGGGATGCCTTTTCCCGAATCATGGGCGCACCACCCACACAAATCGATGACGAGCATGTATTAAAGGCGGCCTGGCTGGATACCCGGCTTGGTCCCATGATGGCGATTGCCGATGACGATGCCTTAGTTCTGCTGGAGTTCGTGGATCGCCGGGGATTGGAACGGGAAGTGGAGCGATTGCGGCTGCGAACGAAACGCGCCATCGTTCCCGGCGTTACCGGCCCCATTATGTCGATCGAGAAAGAGCTCGAAGAGTATTTTGAAGGTACCCGCACCGAGTTCCACACCCCGTTGTCCTGTTTAGGAACACCATTTCAAAAAAGCGTATGGGAGCAGCTGGTCGCAATTCCATCAGGAGAAACACGTTCCTATCAGGATATTGCCGTCATGTTGGGCAAACCGTCCGCATGCAGAGCCGTCGCCCAAGCCAATGGAGCCAACCAGTTGGCCATCGTCATTCCATGCCATCGCGTGATTAACGCCAGCGGCGATTTGGGTGGATACGGGGGCGGGCTGAATCGTAAAAGCTGGCTGCTCCAACATGAAAAACGGATGGAAGAAACGATCCGAGGAATAGATCGGGGACAAGCATAA
- a CDS encoding isocitrate lyase/phosphoenolpyruvate mutase family protein, giving the protein MNSAAEQALSFRSMHVKGDPLILVNVWDAGSAVAIQSAGAKAIATGSWSVAAAHGSQDGEALPFELVIANLKRIAASVDLPVTIDIEGGYGRFVSEISENVQHTVESGAIGINLEDQIPGGAGLYTIQEQHLRLKAARDSADQTGVPLFINARTDVFLQAPPASHREWVADAIERAYAYEQAGADGLFVPGLQDPDCIRELCEQCALPVNIMLTSRKPTPAQLGELGVARVSYGPYPYQHMMEELSRLGQELLLHR; this is encoded by the coding sequence ATGAATTCCGCCGCAGAGCAAGCATTGTCATTTCGCAGCATGCACGTCAAAGGAGATCCGCTTATCCTGGTCAATGTATGGGATGCCGGAAGCGCGGTCGCCATTCAGTCAGCCGGAGCCAAGGCTATAGCCACCGGCAGTTGGTCTGTTGCAGCAGCTCATGGCTCGCAGGATGGTGAAGCATTGCCTTTCGAACTGGTCATTGCCAACCTGAAGAGGATCGCGGCAAGCGTAGATCTGCCTGTTACGATCGATATTGAGGGAGGGTATGGAAGGTTTGTGTCAGAAATTAGCGAAAATGTGCAGCATACGGTCGAATCCGGTGCCATCGGCATTAACCTGGAAGATCAAATTCCGGGAGGGGCAGGCCTATATACAATACAAGAGCAGCATCTGCGATTAAAGGCAGCCCGGGACAGTGCCGATCAAACCGGTGTGCCTCTGTTCATCAATGCCCGCACGGATGTCTTTCTCCAAGCTCCCCCGGCTAGTCATCGTGAATGGGTCGCAGACGCCATAGAGCGGGCTTATGCCTATGAACAAGCCGGGGCGGACGGATTGTTCGTGCCCGGACTGCAAGATCCGGATTGCATCAGGGAGCTGTGCGAGCAGTGTGCCCTGCCCGTCAATATAATGTTGACTTCACGCAAGCCAACACCTGCTCAACTTGGTGAATTAGGCGTTGCCCGCGTCAGCTACGGGCCTTATCCTTACCAACACATGATGGAGGAACTTTCAAGGTTGGGCCAAGAACTTTTATTGCACCGCTAA
- a CDS encoding ABC transporter ATP-binding protein — protein sequence MIHVEQVEYGYQGTPVLKNLTLREDEPVISALWGRNGAGKTTLMSLLAGHQRPEQGTIRIMGHEPYDNLAAQENLCYVQENHPFGRNWSMVDLMRYGQYFHPEWDQELAERLVDMFELPLKRKIAKFSKGMKTAAQIILGLSSRANITILDEPTNGLDAEKRKFFYRALLETYEDQPRLMLLSSHHIEEIQPLCESLIVLHGGNILLHQSMEEMRERGILLTGDIGAVERVAAGSPVLESSRLGSTHKVMIDAVYSGALREKASEYGVTIEKAAIQDYLVNVTRKHEEVRP from the coding sequence ATGATACACGTGGAACAAGTGGAGTACGGTTACCAGGGAACGCCTGTTTTGAAGAACCTCACGCTGCGGGAAGACGAACCGGTCATCAGTGCATTGTGGGGGAGGAACGGCGCAGGGAAAACGACGCTGATGAGTTTGCTTGCAGGCCATCAGCGGCCGGAGCAGGGAACGATTCGGATCATGGGTCATGAGCCGTACGACAATTTGGCTGCACAGGAGAATCTGTGTTATGTCCAGGAGAATCATCCTTTCGGGAGAAACTGGAGCATGGTTGATTTGATGCGATACGGCCAGTATTTTCATCCCGAATGGGATCAGGAGCTGGCAGAGCGACTGGTGGATATGTTTGAACTGCCGCTGAAGCGGAAAATCGCTAAATTTTCCAAAGGCATGAAAACGGCGGCCCAGATCATTCTTGGATTATCCAGCCGCGCAAATATTACGATTCTTGACGAGCCCACCAATGGCTTGGACGCTGAGAAGCGGAAGTTTTTCTATCGCGCTTTGCTGGAAACGTACGAGGATCAGCCGCGATTGATGCTGCTGTCATCCCATCATATTGAGGAAATTCAGCCTTTATGCGAATCCTTGATCGTTCTTCATGGGGGCAACATATTGCTGCATCAATCCATGGAGGAAATGCGCGAGAGAGGTATTCTTCTAACAGGGGATATTGGCGCTGTTGAACGAGTTGCAGCGGGTTCCCCTGTCCTGGAATCATCCCGGCTGGGCAGCACGCACAAAGTCATGATCGACGCAGTGTACTCTGGAGCCTTGAGAGAAAAGGCCAGCGAATACGGGGTAACCATCGAAAAGGCGGCAATACAGGATTACCTGGTTAACGTAACCAGAAAGCATGAGGAGGTTCGTCCATGA
- a CDS encoding GntR family transcriptional regulator yields the protein MKSNLDESQPIFHQIALMIMDDIVEGRLKAEEQVPSTNELSRFYNINPATARKGLQSLADKGIIYKQRGLGMFVAKGARDTLLQERRQHFYEEYIQPLLEEAKRIHMSEEAIIDLIKGKSDKESES from the coding sequence ATGAAATCGAATCTGGACGAATCACAGCCCATTTTTCATCAGATCGCCCTGATGATTATGGATGACATCGTAGAAGGCCGCTTAAAGGCTGAGGAACAGGTTCCTTCCACCAATGAGCTGTCGCGGTTTTACAATATCAACCCTGCTACGGCGCGGAAAGGGCTGCAGTCGTTAGCGGACAAAGGCATTATCTACAAACAGCGGGGACTGGGCATGTTCGTCGCAAAAGGAGCGCGGGATACTTTGCTTCAAGAACGAAGGCAGCATTTTTACGAGGAATACATTCAACCTTTGCTTGAGGAAGCCAAACGCATTCACATGAGTGAAGAAGCAATCATCGACCTGATCAAAGGCAAGAGCGATAAGGAGAGTGAGTCATGA
- a CDS encoding aspartyl-phosphate phosphatase Spo0E family protein: MDCTELKLEIELARELLYVKEREYGSFQHPEVIRQSIVLDELMNKYYRATKKSPIHKPQT, from the coding sequence ATGGATTGTACGGAATTGAAATTGGAGATTGAACTTGCCAGGGAACTGCTGTACGTGAAGGAACGGGAGTACGGGAGTTTCCAGCATCCGGAAGTGATAAGGCAGTCTATAGTGCTGGACGAGCTGATGAATAAATATTATCGTGCCACGAAAAAAAGTCCAATCCATAAACCGCAGACGTAG
- a CDS encoding helix-turn-helix transcriptional regulator, with the protein MESATTIRDHLESYLKRERMSISLFSELSGINSGTLSNILNKNRPISMQQLDRITAAMQLDEGYYYELYIEECFVHSTPDWRRLGPFLHRCAELDKLNCIEEVIRLMMDNLSYIPLLFEVAEEFYGGGKFKAAVLLYETIAESEKMQHSERLALCQYRLFKLGLGKDRQKNLIIASRFEYYVDRLDERYQLDALNELINAFGALHRWMKVQELSEKLKVKAKVHYELNGRNKQEETKKPIIFYILYSDLAAGSAFYHLKEYDRALDFVSRYADSSWVKQPDEEERIVMHQFQEWAEGNRYVYQLMAGRFEVLPDYVGYISNRENEVFPALCDIVTAANRYDMNIDFVLEKFKSHLSYQEQSNRIGKVSKQVTDDRYVRLMGGLASYYLRKDDFIKGLQYALNSMKFALEIHDGRGMLKSIGLFEQYRDYATDEAMQQYKNLISEVQKLNDEEVCFADSHV; encoded by the coding sequence TTGGAGTCGGCAACCACGATACGCGATCATTTGGAATCATACTTGAAAAGGGAACGGATGTCGATCAGTCTGTTTTCCGAGCTGTCAGGCATCAATTCAGGCACGCTTAGCAACATATTAAACAAAAACCGCCCGATCTCGATGCAGCAGCTGGACCGTATTACGGCGGCCATGCAGCTGGATGAGGGCTACTATTACGAACTGTACATCGAAGAGTGTTTCGTTCACTCCACGCCGGACTGGCGCAGGCTTGGTCCATTCCTCCATCGATGTGCAGAGTTGGACAAATTGAATTGCATTGAAGAGGTTATCCGGTTGATGATGGATAATCTGTCCTATATACCTTTGTTATTTGAAGTCGCAGAGGAGTTTTACGGTGGCGGAAAATTCAAAGCGGCCGTTCTTTTGTACGAAACGATTGCCGAAAGTGAAAAAATGCAGCATTCGGAACGGCTTGCACTCTGCCAATATCGCCTATTTAAGCTGGGCCTTGGCAAAGACCGCCAGAAGAACCTTATTATCGCTTCCAGGTTCGAGTATTACGTCGATCGATTGGATGAACGCTATCAACTGGATGCGCTGAACGAATTGATCAATGCGTTCGGAGCGCTGCACCGCTGGATGAAGGTCCAGGAATTGTCCGAAAAATTAAAGGTGAAGGCTAAGGTTCATTATGAACTGAATGGGAGAAACAAGCAGGAAGAAACGAAAAAACCGATTATTTTTTATATTTTATATTCCGATCTGGCTGCAGGAAGCGCGTTCTATCATCTTAAGGAGTACGACAGGGCGCTTGATTTCGTTTCTCGTTACGCAGACAGCAGTTGGGTGAAGCAGCCTGATGAGGAAGAACGAATCGTAATGCATCAATTCCAGGAATGGGCTGAGGGCAATCGCTATGTATATCAATTGATGGCCGGTCGTTTCGAGGTGCTGCCCGATTATGTAGGGTACATCTCCAACAGGGAAAATGAAGTCTTTCCGGCGCTTTGCGACATTGTGACGGCCGCCAACCGCTACGATATGAACATCGATTTCGTGCTTGAAAAGTTTAAATCACATTTGTCATATCAGGAGCAAAGCAACCGGATCGGCAAAGTGAGCAAACAGGTTACCGATGATCGCTATGTTCGTCTAATGGGAGGATTAGCTTCATATTATTTACGGAAGGACGATTTTATCAAAGGTTTGCAGTATGCCTTGAATAGTATGAAGTTTGCTCTTGAAATTCATGATGGCCGGGGTATGCTTAAAAGTATCGGGTTGTTTGAACAGTATAGGGATTATGCGACCGATGAAGCAATGCAGCAATACAAAAATTTGATTAGTGAGGTGCAGAAACTCAATGATGAGGAAGTTTGCTTCGCTGATAGTCATGTTTAG